One window of Fimbriimonadaceae bacterium genomic DNA carries:
- a CDS encoding DUF1854 domain-containing protein produces the protein MVSEPLRYLEPDLVRVIPIEGAVHPRLEIEGDRTVLSARFRRIFPLSEPDAYISVQDAEGHEVGILRSLDALDRTSRDLVRSALERRYFTPPIERILDLRQDAGMWRFHVKTQRGEITFYVRNWRDSAHEVQNDRWMITSVDGLRYEIPNAEALDARSRNHLDRLA, from the coding sequence ATGGTCTCGGAACCGTTGCGCTATCTGGAGCCCGATCTCGTGCGCGTGATCCCCATCGAGGGGGCCGTCCACCCGCGCCTCGAAATCGAGGGCGACCGCACGGTGCTCTCGGCGAGGTTCCGGCGCATCTTTCCGCTCAGCGAGCCCGACGCCTACATCTCCGTCCAAGACGCGGAAGGACACGAGGTCGGCATTCTGCGCTCGCTCGACGCGCTCGACCGCACGAGCCGGGACCTTGTGCGCTCCGCGCTGGAGCGCAGGTACTTCACGCCCCCCATCGAGCGCATCCTGGACCTGCGCCAAGATGCCGGCATGTGGCGGTTCCACGTGAAGACCCAGCGCGGCGAGATCACGTTTTACGTCCGGAACTGGCGCGACAGCGCCCACGAGGTGCAGAACGACCGTTGGATGATCACCAGCGTCGACGGTTTGCGCTACGAAATCCCCAACGCGGAGGCGCTCGATGCGCGGAGCAGGAATCACCTGGACCGCCTCGCTTAG
- a CDS encoding inorganic diphosphatase, whose product MSLLEVPIGENAPLVFNTVIEIPKGSTNKYEVDQKTGVIKLDRVLYSPLFYPFDYGYIPQTLYGDGDPLDALVLVSHPTFPGCVVEVKAIGVLEMRDEKGSDEKILCVATKDPRYSFRKSINDLQEHTRKEIIHFFEVYKTLEEKSVEVLGWNDAALATKLIQEFRTDL is encoded by the coding sequence ATGTCACTCTTGGAAGTCCCGATCGGCGAGAACGCCCCCCTTGTCTTCAACACGGTGATCGAAATCCCCAAGGGGAGCACCAACAAGTACGAGGTCGATCAGAAGACCGGGGTGATCAAGCTCGATCGCGTGCTCTACTCCCCGCTCTTCTACCCCTTCGATTACGGCTATATCCCCCAGACGCTCTATGGCGACGGCGACCCGTTGGACGCCCTCGTCCTCGTGTCGCACCCCACGTTCCCGGGTTGCGTGGTCGAAGTCAAAGCCATCGGCGTGCTCGAGATGCGCGACGAGAAGGGCTCGGACGAGAAGATCCTCTGCGTCGCCACGAAGGACCCGCGCTACTCGTTCCGGAAATCGATCAACGACCTCCAGGAGCACACGCGCAAAGAGATCATCCACTTCTTCGAGGTGTACAAAACCCTCGAGGAGAAATCCGTGGAGGTGCTCGGCTGGAACGACGCCGCGCTCGCCACCAAGCTCATTCAGGAGTTCCGGACGGATCTCTGA
- a CDS encoding YHS domain-containing protein, with protein MRHSIWMAALAAGIVGFTLVGCGEKSAEPEPAAPATTKTETGAMNAPAVDAPVAKPDDGMQNASVVDYTNDKGEIVCPVMGTVIKDKTKAVGYQDVDGKRYYFCCDGCPEDFKADPQKYIAKK; from the coding sequence ATGAGACATTCGATTTGGATGGCGGCGCTGGCCGCTGGAATCGTCGGATTCACCCTGGTCGGGTGCGGTGAAAAGAGCGCCGAGCCCGAGCCCGCGGCTCCGGCGACCACGAAGACGGAAACCGGCGCCATGAACGCCCCCGCCGTGGACGCACCCGTTGCGAAGCCGGACGATGGCATGCAGAACGCCAGCGTGGTGGACTACACCAACGACAAGGGCGAGATCGTGTGCCCCGTCATGGGCACCGTGATCAAGGACAAGACCAAGGCCGTCGGCTACCAGGACGTGGACGGGAAGCGTTACTACTTCTGCTGCGACGGCTGCCCCGAGGACTTCAAGGCCGATCCTCAGAAGTACATCGCCAAGAAGTAG
- the miaB gene encoding tRNA (N6-isopentenyl adenosine(37)-C2)-methylthiotransferase MiaB yields the protein MSQTLLRPQTLAPRGGKSRGTFFVQTWGCQMNEEDSEQIGLYLREIGFTPASTIAKAHVILLNTCSVRRKPEDKAFSLLGELAELKRERPEIIVGVCGCMAQLRADEIRRRNPFVDFVVGTGQINQIPGLVEEAAQTRRFAKRLDLPARKGAVVTDLPRRAVGRDAKLKAFVPIQYGCDKFCTFCIVPTTRGRERSRPTEEIVAEVRELAARGTREVTLLGQTVNSYGKNLAEGNVPFSKLLRLLSGVPGLERIRYTSPYPRDFTSDLIETIRDCPQVMEHCHLPLQSGHDAMLKRMRRLYSVESYLEIVAAMRSAVPSIGITTDIIVGFPGETDEEFEATLDVVRRVRFDGAFMFAYSPRPGTPAATMEQVPAPLKKARLQKLIDVQNAISCEINESWVGRDVEVLVEGPSPKNPEVLQGYSREFKMVHFPGTAERGQLVRVHTTGAQLWGLRGKMV from the coding sequence ATGTCCCAGACCCTCCTTCGCCCCCAGACCCTTGCGCCGCGAGGCGGCAAGTCCCGCGGCACGTTCTTCGTGCAGACGTGGGGCTGCCAGATGAACGAGGAGGACAGCGAGCAGATCGGGCTCTACCTTCGGGAGATCGGCTTCACCCCCGCTTCGACGATCGCCAAGGCCCACGTCATCCTGCTCAACACGTGCAGCGTGCGCCGCAAGCCCGAGGACAAGGCGTTCTCCCTGCTCGGCGAGCTGGCGGAACTCAAGCGCGAGCGGCCCGAGATCATCGTCGGGGTTTGCGGGTGCATGGCACAGCTTCGCGCCGACGAGATTCGCCGGCGGAACCCCTTCGTGGACTTCGTGGTCGGCACGGGGCAGATCAACCAGATCCCCGGACTCGTCGAAGAGGCCGCCCAAACACGGCGGTTCGCCAAGCGCCTCGACCTGCCGGCGCGCAAAGGGGCCGTCGTGACGGATCTTCCGCGGCGGGCGGTCGGGCGCGATGCGAAGCTGAAGGCGTTTGTGCCCATCCAGTACGGGTGCGACAAGTTCTGCACGTTCTGCATCGTGCCCACGACGCGAGGGCGCGAACGCAGCCGGCCCACCGAGGAGATCGTCGCCGAGGTGCGGGAGCTCGCGGCGCGCGGGACCCGCGAAGTCACCCTGCTCGGCCAGACCGTGAACAGCTACGGGAAGAACCTCGCCGAAGGCAACGTGCCCTTCAGCAAACTCCTGCGGCTGCTCTCGGGCGTCCCCGGCCTCGAACGCATCCGCTACACGAGCCCCTATCCGCGCGACTTCACGTCCGACCTCATCGAGACGATCCGGGATTGCCCCCAGGTCATGGAGCACTGCCACCTGCCGCTGCAATCGGGGCACGACGCGATGCTCAAACGGATGCGGAGGCTCTATTCGGTCGAGAGCTACCTCGAAATCGTCGCCGCCATGCGGTCCGCGGTGCCGTCGATCGGGATCACCACCGACATCATCGTCGGCTTCCCGGGCGAAACCGACGAGGAGTTCGAGGCCACGCTCGACGTCGTGCGTAGGGTCCGGTTCGACGGGGCGTTCATGTTCGCGTACTCGCCCCGGCCGGGAACCCCCGCCGCGACGATGGAGCAGGTGCCCGCGCCCTTGAAGAAGGCCCGCCTGCAGAAGCTCATCGACGTGCAGAACGCGATCTCGTGCGAGATCAACGAGTCGTGGGTGGGGCGGGACGTCGAGGTCCTCGTCGAGGGCCCTTCTCCCAAGAACCCAGAAGTGCTTCAGGGATACTCGCGAGAGTTCAAGATGGTGCACTTTCCCGGCACGGCCGAGCGGGGCCAACTCGTGCGGGTGCACACCACGGGCGCCCAACTCTGGGGACTCCGTGGCAAAATGGTGTGA
- a CDS encoding transglutaminase family protein yields the protein MKKVLAMAVFLVACLASAQDVWLGLYLQGVKVGYASYASRAEKRDGREVTRSDSRTLFNAGLLGQAMSLRMESTSWLAADGSPLAMKFTTSSGGRAQIVDATFGAKAIEVEIDNSGARSHKTLEIPKGARIVDDPIPYLVERASPGATSAFYVLDPTTVSLVKNTATLVGKERTDVKGKPVDATRIDISDPRATLKVFVSAKGDLVKIEGPMGLAMLPLSREEALDGSATGYLPSTDLATSTRIAPDKPLPNPETLTRLKLKITGVDLARIPNDAHQTVVRQGEAWIVETHPVSPRASGAKGSDAGQTAWLKPGLYIPSESAAFRELSRKLTAGRPNTVEAAWSIQDYVHSIMRPDAGIGVLRDASEILRTREGVCRDYAILTATLMRAAKIPARVVAGLVAADGLFYYHAWTEIWDGTNWIGIDATRPRHRVSAAHIKLAQGSVEDAFLFGFLDSVKVEVMEAVGGG from the coding sequence ATGAAAAAAGTCCTAGCCATGGCCGTGTTTCTGGTCGCGTGTCTGGCGTCCGCCCAGGACGTCTGGCTCGGGCTGTACCTTCAGGGCGTCAAGGTGGGTTACGCCTCGTACGCGTCCCGTGCCGAGAAGCGCGACGGCCGCGAGGTCACCCGCTCCGATTCGAGGACCCTTTTCAACGCCGGCCTCCTCGGCCAAGCCATGAGCCTTCGGATGGAATCCACCTCGTGGCTCGCGGCGGACGGCTCGCCCCTGGCGATGAAGTTCACCACGTCGAGCGGCGGACGGGCACAGATCGTGGACGCCACCTTCGGCGCGAAGGCGATCGAGGTGGAGATCGACAACTCCGGCGCCCGCTCCCACAAGACCCTCGAGATCCCCAAGGGGGCGCGCATCGTCGACGACCCCATTCCCTATCTGGTGGAGCGCGCCTCGCCGGGCGCCACGAGCGCCTTTTACGTCCTCGATCCCACGACCGTGAGCCTCGTGAAGAACACGGCGACGCTCGTCGGCAAGGAGCGGACGGATGTGAAGGGCAAGCCGGTGGACGCCACGCGGATCGACATCTCGGACCCCCGGGCGACGCTCAAGGTGTTCGTTTCCGCCAAGGGCGACCTGGTCAAGATCGAGGGTCCGATGGGCTTGGCGATGCTTCCCCTGTCGCGCGAGGAGGCGCTGGACGGCTCGGCGACGGGGTACCTGCCGTCCACCGACCTGGCCACGTCGACGCGTATCGCGCCGGACAAGCCGCTGCCGAACCCGGAGACCCTGACGCGGCTGAAGCTCAAGATCACCGGAGTCGATCTCGCCCGCATCCCCAACGACGCGCACCAGACCGTCGTGCGCCAAGGCGAAGCGTGGATCGTCGAGACGCATCCGGTGTCCCCGCGCGCGTCCGGCGCAAAGGGGTCGGACGCGGGTCAGACCGCATGGCTCAAGCCCGGCCTTTACATCCCATCGGAGAGCGCCGCGTTTCGCGAGCTGAGTCGAAAGCTGACCGCCGGACGTCCCAACACTGTCGAGGCGGCATGGAGTATTCAAGACTACGTCCATTCGATCATGCGGCCAGATGCGGGAATCGGGGTGTTGCGCGACGCGTCCGAAATCCTGCGGACGCGAGAAGGCGTTTGCCGCGACTACGCCATTCTGACGGCAACCCTGATGCGCGCCGCAAAGATCCCGGCAAGGGTGGTGGCCGGGTTGGTCGCCGCGGACGGTTTGTTCTACTATCATGCGTGGACCGAGATTTGGGACGGGACGAATTGGATAGGTATCGACGCGACCCGGCCCCGGCATCGTGTCAGCGCCGCCCACATCAAACTGGCCCAGGGCTCGGTCGAGGACGCCTTCCTCTTTGGTTTCCTCGACTCGGTCAAGGTCGAAGTGATGGAAGCGGTGGGAGGCGGATAG
- the ispD gene encoding 2-C-methyl-D-erythritol 4-phosphate cytidylyltransferase — MHTVAVLLAAGRSERFGEDKLARVLRGKPVWRWAFDALRDHPRIDAVGVVCSPEGESSVREAAPDALFVVPGGRTRLESARCAMRALPDGTEIVLVHDAARPFPSAVLIDRVIDGAEAAGACAPGVPIADTVKERAGDMVRTLDRSRLVAMQTPQAARRELLARAYELADESHTDEMSMLEATGVAPCIVAGEALNFKLTTPDDWERARAHLGVGETRTGIGYDVHAFAPPGEGVLVLGGERFEGTPRLAGHSDADALLHAVCDALLGAAALGDIGQHFPNKDPRWKDCDSTMFLAEAARMLKERGWRIVNIDATVIAETPQVMPRAESIRGRIADTVGICVDRVSIKATTNEQLGALGRGEGIAAYAVATLAEAP; from the coding sequence ATGCACACGGTCGCCGTTCTCCTCGCCGCGGGTCGAAGCGAGCGCTTCGGCGAAGACAAGCTCGCGCGCGTCCTGCGCGGAAAACCCGTTTGGCGATGGGCCTTCGACGCCCTTCGCGACCACCCCCGCATCGACGCGGTCGGCGTCGTGTGCTCGCCCGAGGGGGAATCCTCCGTGCGGGAGGCGGCGCCAGACGCCCTCTTCGTCGTCCCCGGCGGCCGGACTCGGTTGGAGAGCGCCCGATGCGCGATGCGCGCCCTGCCAGACGGAACCGAGATCGTGCTCGTGCACGACGCGGCGCGCCCGTTTCCCTCCGCGGTCTTGATCGACCGCGTGATCGATGGCGCGGAGGCTGCCGGCGCCTGCGCTCCGGGAGTCCCGATCGCGGACACGGTGAAGGAGCGGGCCGGCGACATGGTGCGCACGCTGGACCGGAGCCGCCTGGTCGCCATGCAGACGCCGCAGGCGGCCCGCAGGGAGCTGTTGGCCCGAGCCTACGAGCTGGCAGACGAGTCGCACACCGACGAGATGTCGATGCTCGAGGCCACGGGGGTCGCGCCCTGCATCGTCGCTGGAGAGGCGCTCAATTTCAAGCTCACGACACCCGATGATTGGGAACGTGCACGCGCGCATCTTGGTGTGGGTGAGACGCGGACGGGAATCGGGTACGACGTCCACGCCTTCGCACCGCCCGGAGAGGGCGTGCTCGTGCTGGGCGGCGAACGTTTCGAGGGCACTCCGCGCCTTGCCGGGCACTCCGACGCCGACGCCCTCCTCCACGCGGTGTGCGACGCCCTCCTGGGCGCGGCGGCGCTCGGGGACATCGGCCAGCACTTCCCGAACAAGGACCCGCGGTGGAAGGACTGCGACTCGACCATGTTCCTCGCAGAGGCCGCGCGGATGCTGAAGGAACGCGGGTGGCGTATTGTGAACATAGATGCAACCGTGATCGCCGAAACCCCCCAGGTGATGCCGCGGGCCGAGTCCATTCGCGGCCGCATTGCCGACACGGTGGGAATCTGCGTCGATCGGGTGAGCATCAAAGCGACGACCAACGAACAACTAGGAGCGCTGGGGCGGGGTGAGGGGATTGCGGCCTACGCCGTCGCCACACTCGCCGAGGCGCCATGA
- the topA gene encoding type I DNA topoisomerase translates to MSKKLVIVESPAKAKTIAGYLGSDYEVEASIGHIRDLPLNGKSLPEAIRKEWWADYAVNVDEGFEPIYEVPAEKKAQVQKLRAAMKGKDTLVLATDEDREGESISWHLLQVLKPAKGVDVKRIAFHEITKEAIHAALRNPRDLDDGLVEAQEARRILDRLYGYALSPVLWTKIGGALSAGRVQSPAVKLIVERELQRRDFRRAGYWDLKATLKAEDGTFEAELRTLDGQRVANGKDFDPHTGALKDDRALLLSEADAAALADGARTARPWTVSKLETEEGREKPPPPFMTTTLQQEANRKLRFSADRTMRVAQTLYEGVEMGGERVGLITYMRTDSLTLSQTALDQTRAAIEKLYGANYLPDKPVRYASKVRNAQEAHEAIRPTDALRRPEDVSRHLNEDQRKLYELIWKRTVACQMAQARVLRTSVEVKVDAGGKDLRFAARGRQILFDGFLRAYVEGSDDPEAELEGTERRLPALAQGMELEPVDVGAAGHETRPPSRYTDASLIKKLEELGIGRPSTYASIISVIVDRGYVRKSGRELIPSFKAFLTVHLLDENFGEFMELGFTAQMDESLDEIAGGRLDSKKYLGEFFFGTDAHPGLKPAVDERKRAIPFPVYEIGRHPELDVPIVVRIGKDGGAFLQVETESGKKYANVPEDLAPADLTVDKALELFEQKAGAPIEMGTHPDTGKKLFLKQGRDGFYIEVERDPVPAAPAEGAPKKGRKKTDEKAKPVWISVPRGIDPRELPREELDALCRLPRKIGDHPETGEPVIFRLGKFGPYVQCGAEIRNVEDWRKGLTMSLNEALEVLAQPKFAKRGAPAALKEFGALEGASGPVKVLSGRFGPYVTDGTINATLPKTMDPESVTAEAALELLQKKAAAGPSTKRFGRKKAGRKPAKKK, encoded by the coding sequence ATGTCCAAGAAACTTGTCATCGTCGAATCGCCGGCCAAGGCCAAAACCATCGCCGGCTACCTGGGCTCCGACTACGAGGTCGAGGCCAGCATCGGCCATATCCGAGACCTGCCGCTGAACGGCAAGAGTCTTCCCGAGGCGATTCGAAAGGAGTGGTGGGCGGATTACGCGGTCAACGTGGACGAGGGTTTCGAGCCTATCTACGAGGTTCCCGCCGAGAAGAAGGCGCAGGTTCAGAAGCTGCGGGCGGCGATGAAAGGGAAAGACACGCTCGTGCTCGCCACGGACGAAGACCGCGAGGGCGAGAGCATCTCCTGGCACCTCCTGCAGGTTCTGAAACCGGCCAAGGGCGTGGACGTCAAGCGGATCGCCTTCCACGAGATCACGAAGGAGGCCATCCACGCGGCGCTGCGCAATCCGCGCGATCTGGACGACGGGCTCGTGGAGGCGCAGGAGGCGCGGCGGATCCTGGACCGGCTCTACGGCTATGCGCTGTCGCCCGTGCTCTGGACCAAGATCGGCGGCGCCTTGAGTGCGGGGCGCGTGCAAAGCCCCGCGGTGAAACTGATCGTCGAGCGCGAACTCCAGCGGCGCGACTTTCGCCGGGCCGGCTACTGGGACCTCAAGGCGACGCTCAAGGCGGAGGACGGCACCTTCGAGGCGGAGCTGCGCACCCTGGACGGGCAGCGGGTCGCCAACGGGAAGGACTTCGACCCCCACACCGGGGCGCTCAAGGACGATCGGGCGCTGCTCTTGTCCGAGGCCGATGCCGCCGCCCTGGCGGACGGGGCGCGAACGGCTCGCCCCTGGACCGTTTCCAAGCTCGAGACCGAGGAGGGCCGCGAGAAGCCGCCGCCCCCCTTCATGACCACCACCCTCCAGCAGGAGGCGAACCGAAAGCTGCGATTCTCCGCGGACCGCACGATGCGCGTCGCCCAAACCCTGTACGAAGGCGTCGAGATGGGCGGCGAGCGCGTGGGTCTGATCACCTACATGCGCACCGACAGCTTGACCCTGTCCCAGACGGCCCTCGACCAGACCAGAGCGGCGATCGAGAAGCTCTACGGGGCGAACTACCTGCCGGACAAGCCCGTCCGCTACGCGTCGAAGGTCCGCAACGCCCAGGAGGCGCACGAGGCCATCCGTCCCACCGATGCCCTCCGACGTCCCGAAGACGTCTCCCGCCACCTCAACGAGGATCAGCGGAAGCTGTACGAGCTGATCTGGAAGCGCACGGTCGCGTGCCAGATGGCCCAGGCGCGGGTTCTGCGCACCTCGGTCGAAGTGAAGGTGGACGCGGGCGGCAAGGACCTGCGGTTCGCCGCGCGGGGCCGCCAGATCCTCTTCGACGGTTTTCTTCGCGCCTACGTCGAGGGTTCGGACGATCCCGAGGCGGAGCTCGAGGGCACCGAACGGCGGTTGCCGGCGCTGGCCCAAGGCATGGAGTTGGAGCCCGTCGACGTCGGCGCCGCGGGGCACGAGACGCGACCGCCGTCCCGCTACACGGACGCCTCGCTGATCAAAAAGCTCGAGGAGCTGGGGATCGGCCGGCCGAGCACCTACGCGTCGATCATCAGCGTGATCGTGGATCGCGGCTACGTGCGCAAGTCCGGTCGGGAGCTGATCCCCTCGTTCAAGGCGTTCCTCACCGTCCACCTCCTCGACGAGAATTTTGGCGAGTTCATGGAGCTGGGATTCACGGCTCAGATGGACGAGTCGCTCGACGAGATCGCGGGGGGCCGTCTGGATTCGAAGAAGTACCTCGGCGAGTTCTTCTTCGGCACCGACGCGCATCCGGGGCTTAAGCCCGCCGTGGACGAACGCAAGCGCGCGATTCCATTCCCCGTATACGAGATCGGTCGGCACCCCGAGCTGGACGTCCCGATCGTCGTTCGGATCGGGAAGGATGGCGGGGCGTTTCTCCAAGTGGAAACCGAATCGGGGAAGAAGTACGCCAACGTGCCCGAGGACCTCGCGCCCGCGGATCTCACCGTCGACAAGGCGCTCGAACTGTTCGAGCAGAAGGCCGGGGCGCCGATCGAAATGGGTACGCACCCCGACACCGGCAAGAAACTCTTCTTGAAGCAGGGAAGGGACGGGTTCTACATCGAGGTCGAGCGCGACCCGGTCCCCGCCGCTCCAGCGGAAGGGGCGCCCAAGAAGGGACGCAAGAAGACCGACGAAAAGGCGAAACCGGTGTGGATCTCGGTGCCGCGCGGCATCGATCCGCGCGAACTGCCCCGCGAGGAGCTGGACGCCCTGTGCCGTCTTCCGCGCAAGATCGGGGACCACCCCGAAACGGGCGAGCCCGTGATCTTCCGCCTGGGCAAGTTCGGTCCGTACGTCCAGTGCGGCGCCGAGATCCGGAACGTGGAGGATTGGCGCAAGGGGCTGACGATGTCCCTGAACGAGGCTCTCGAGGTGCTCGCGCAACCCAAGTTCGCCAAACGGGGCGCCCCCGCGGCCCTGAAGGAGTTTGGCGCGCTCGAGGGCGCGTCAGGGCCTGTGAAGGTGCTCAGCGGCCGTTTCGGCCCTTACGTGACGGACGGGACGATCAACGCGACCTTGCCCAAGACGATGGACCCTGAGAGCGTGACCGCGGAAGCCGCGCTCGAACTGTTGCAGAAGAAGGCCGCCGCAGGCCCCTCCACCAAGCGGTTTGGCCGGAAGAAGGCCGGCCGGAAGCCTGCGAAGAAGAAGTAA
- a CDS encoding vitamin K epoxide reductase family protein yields the protein MTLTQWNRITLVLAFAGLFVAGVLSLSHVLNIVPPCGASGGCETVANHPSSKWFGVPVAYFGFLAYLVLGALGAARSYQGVGRSRRLIAVGYALSAVGTVVSLVLTFYAISVIRATCLWCLASAGIMVLNMAAYAILAQRAADVKPDEAGPDANDAGTTFDFKLLVGLGLALLVSLGMMSASMDSRSKLAAFDKKGMASLTAADFAPEGVHALGPVDAPITIVEFGDLMCHACRSSFPEVRAFQQEHPTKVRWIYRHYPLYQNPSHQLSLPAAFIAEYASETGKFWQALEMIYGGESEPQTVEELFAMAQALNLNVEDLKKRMDDSNDPIYARIQADLKIANDAGFMETPTFALIQPGKEIAVANARSLSVFLAEDDVQKVLKGDGG from the coding sequence GTGACTCTTACCCAGTGGAATCGCATCACGCTCGTCCTGGCATTTGCAGGCCTGTTCGTCGCAGGTGTGCTGAGCCTGTCGCACGTGCTGAACATCGTTCCGCCGTGCGGCGCCTCGGGCGGTTGCGAAACCGTCGCGAACCATCCCAGCTCCAAGTGGTTCGGGGTTCCCGTGGCCTACTTCGGGTTTCTCGCGTACCTCGTACTGGGCGCGCTGGGGGCCGCGCGCTCGTACCAGGGGGTCGGGCGGTCCCGCAGACTCATCGCCGTCGGTTACGCGCTCTCCGCGGTGGGCACCGTCGTGAGTCTGGTGCTCACGTTCTACGCGATCAGCGTGATCCGGGCCACGTGCCTCTGGTGCCTTGCGTCGGCGGGGATCATGGTGCTGAACATGGCCGCGTACGCGATCCTGGCCCAGCGTGCGGCGGACGTCAAGCCCGACGAGGCCGGCCCCGACGCGAACGACGCGGGTACGACGTTTGACTTCAAGCTGCTGGTCGGGCTCGGGCTCGCGCTCCTCGTTTCGCTTGGCATGATGAGCGCGAGCATGGACTCGCGTTCCAAACTGGCCGCGTTCGACAAGAAGGGGATGGCGTCTCTGACAGCCGCCGACTTCGCCCCCGAAGGGGTGCACGCCCTGGGGCCCGTGGACGCGCCGATCACCATCGTCGAGTTCGGCGATCTGATGTGCCACGCGTGCCGGTCGTCGTTCCCCGAGGTCCGGGCGTTCCAGCAGGAGCATCCGACCAAGGTCCGCTGGATCTACCGGCACTACCCGCTGTACCAAAACCCCTCGCACCAGCTCAGCCTCCCCGCGGCGTTCATCGCCGAGTACGCGTCCGAAACGGGCAAGTTCTGGCAGGCGCTCGAGATGATCTACGGCGGCGAGTCGGAGCCGCAGACCGTCGAGGAGCTCTTCGCGATGGCCCAAGCGCTGAATTTGAACGTCGAGGACCTCAAGAAGCGCATGGACGATTCGAACGATCCCATCTACGCGCGCATCCAGGCCGACCTGAAGATCGCGAACGACGCGGGCTTCATGGAGACGCCGACGTTCGCGTTGATTCAGCCCGGAAAGGAGATCGCCGTCGCCAACGCGCGCTCCCTCTCGGTCTTTCTGGCCGAGGACGACGTCCAGAAAGTGCTCAAGGGCGATGGCGGCTAG
- the raiA gene encoding ribosome-associated translation inhibitor RaiA — translation MDLLVRNAEGNVTKRDREYAAEKLGKLERYFHQAHKVEMVHREEKSGHRLEITVFADGFTIRGEDTEPTLREAIDKVSDKLEARLKRLKGRLIKSHRKKGVQPPSGLEPEAEADGDGFIEIRERKTFLLKPMSPEEAALQMEMVGHPFFVFKNEISSQVEVLYKRRDGQYGILQPEM, via the coding sequence ATGGACCTGTTAGTGAGAAACGCCGAAGGCAACGTCACCAAGCGCGATCGCGAATATGCCGCGGAGAAGTTGGGAAAGCTGGAGCGGTATTTCCATCAAGCGCACAAGGTCGAAATGGTGCACCGCGAAGAGAAAAGTGGCCACCGACTCGAAATCACGGTGTTCGCCGACGGCTTCACGATCCGTGGTGAGGACACCGAACCGACGTTGCGGGAGGCCATCGACAAGGTCAGCGACAAGTTGGAAGCCCGGCTCAAACGGCTCAAGGGACGCCTGATCAAGAGCCATCGGAAGAAGGGCGTCCAGCCCCCGTCGGGACTCGAACCGGAGGCCGAGGCCGATGGCGACGGCTTCATCGAGATCCGCGAGCGGAAGACCTTCCTGCTCAAGCCGATGTCGCCCGAGGAGGCCGCCCTCCAGATGGAGATGGTCGGCCATCCGTTCTTCGTGTTCAAGAACGAGATCAGCTCGCAGGTCGAGGTCCTCTACAAGCGCCGAGACGGCCAGTACGGCATTCTGCAGCCCGAAATGTAG